In the Glycine max cultivar Williams 82 chromosome 19, Glycine_max_v4.0, whole genome shotgun sequence genome, agaTCATACTGTTATCCAAAGAAATGAAGAAACCCAAGCAAGCAATGAGTGGTGGGTAAAAGTAAAACTTACCATTCTTCGAGTTTACATACATTCactctttattatttttgtgattAGTTGAGAATGCGATTTCATTGGCAGACTTGTCCAAAAGATCCAAACATGCTACAAGCGATTTCCATCAACTTCCCTGCCACACGCGTTaaggtaaaaataaaatgttaagtCAACTATTAGCCAGGCAATTCCATTACACTTTCACATgcatataataaaaagaaaaaagaaaaaaaaagttatatattcaGAGGGTGATTGGAATCAATGAATTTTATATCCCTCCTAAATTCCTACCAAACAATTaaattgtaagaaaaataaggaaTCCAAATATATGTTAGTTGACTAGACTCATGATATGGTGTAAATAAAAGATATGAAGCAACAAAATAGAGGGTGTGGGTGTATATAATAACCAGATTATAATTTGGACAGAGAGACTGTTTTAGCACCTAAGTTGGGCTGGGTGGGGAAAGTAGACTGTGGCTTACAGCTTGGCACACCGAATTATTCTTATATGGTGTATTAATCAATCACATGGACTAGCCAAGACAAAGAGACAGGCTAATCAGACTAAACAGAAATGAAAATTCGGCATACACCACCCTCCCTTTTGTCTGCATCTTTGATATTTGGCAAGTTCCTCACCGCTTCCAAGAATCTCACATTCATACATAGTTCTTTACTCAACAGAGCAGAATGGGAAGCGCTTTTCTCCTCTTCTATTATTAACCCAAGATAGTTTAATAATGCGTGTAAAGTGGATACCAAAACCCTaaactagaaaaaccaataGAAATAACAAAGAGAAAACTAGTTTACTACACACGCGAATCACAAAAACTCCCTTCCGAAAAAAGTGAAACGAAACCATGGCTTCACACGTGGTATTCTATTCTACACCAGTCCTTTCCAGAAAGCTCAATGCCAtcaatataaaacataaaatcaaaagTGCTTAACCCAAACAACTTTTCCCTCAATTCACTCCAACCAAACACTACTCACCGAAAACCTAAATATAATCGATCcctaactaataataataaaagacacaacaaataattaatgcagAGATAAAATGAAGCAAGCAAGGAAAACCAaaagcaataataataataataataaagaataccTCTTCTTGGTTTAGGAGCAGCAACCTTAACAAGTGGAGTGGTGCGGCGAGtgcgttcttcttcttcttcaggagGGATAAGAACGCCGTCAATTCCCTGAACGGAGATCCTACCATCAGTGTAAATATCAGGATCAAACAGGTAGGCGGAGGAATCGCCGTGACCGAATTTAACGGAGCCGTCAGACTCTTGAGCCAGAACCTTGTGCGGTAACCGCAGTGTATCGTAGCTAACCTTACCGAACCTTCTAACCGTATTGTACATACTCTCTTCGGTTTGATACTCAGGAATAATGTGATAATACATTATCTGTTCCGGTGCGCCAGGTTCGCTCAACTGATCCGTCGTTAACTTCGCCATGGCTTCGTCGTTTGGAGCCAAAACGGTGAGAACGTAACCTTCTGAAACTAGCCTTCCCATTTCGGTGGCCAGAGACGTTAGGTTTACGAGAATATCAGCCATTTCGTTGTAACCTCCGTAATGTAAGAGTGTGTGGATGAAGTCCTTGACCTGGCGCTCGCCGTTGAAGTGGTGCTTCGGGCCTCCCGGTCCCGGCGCCGGCGCCGGCGCGAGGGATGGGCCTGGTGCCATGGCGTCGTAGATTGGGAGGACCGGAGGCGCGCCGGCGGGAACGGGAGCGGGCTTCTTGAGGCGGTGAGTACGGGGATCGACCTCCGGCGCTCCCTCGGGAAGGACGGCGGAGATGGCGGCGAGGTTGCGGCGGCGGTTGAAGTCCTCCTGTACGGATCGGGGGACGATGAGACGCTCGATGCCGTGGATGACGCCGTCGGGGCGGAGGACGTCGTCGGCGCGGAGGATCTCGGCGGAGTCGACGGTTCTATGGCCGGAGGGCTTGGAGGCCAAATGCAGGCGGTGATCGGAGAGAGTGCGGTGGCGGAGGTCGTCGGAGGGCCAGTGGTGAGAGGCGATTCGCGTCGGGAGAATGTGAGACATCAAGAGCGTCTGAAGCGACCTAAGATTGCGAGGCTCGAGAAGGAATCGCTTAAATTCAGGGTCTAGGTCGCGTTCCAGGGCTTGGTTTCGCGGCGCGAAGATGGTGATGTTGTGGTTGCCGACGGCTTCTTCTAGCTTCTGGAGAAGAAGCGCTTTCTCAACAAGCTCAGCGAGTTCGGTGTAATGGGAATCGAGAAGCGCGACAAGGATGGAATTAGAGTTAATTTGAGACGAGGAAGAAGAGTTATGAGAGAATGCAGAGTGAGAATGGAGTGgcagaaggaaaagaaggaagaggGTGAGGAAGTGTCTGTGTGAGACACCATAGATGGAAGAGGAATCCATGGTGCTCATGGAGGGAAGGATAGAGTGGGGAAATGAAATGGCagtgaagaagagaagagaagagaagagaagagaagagaagaaggtaGCGTGGTTGCTGAGTCTCTGTCTTACTCACTCACTCTCTCTAAGTTTTCAATGCTTAATGGTTGAGCTTAAAGGAGATGTGAAATACCATATAGCATAATAAGTATACTATTCTTTGACAGCCTGTGTGTGGGGACCACACGGCAACTGACAGCTCCATGTGTTTCTTTCCAAGCCAAGCCAAGCCAAGCCACAACTCCATTTTAGTAAAGCATTTCATTATTAGTGTAATTAATCAACAAATTGATGTAAACCAGttataaattaaatgattaatgaAGATGGCACGTAATACCAGCTGAAAGCACAAGTATTGTTGTtttgaaagataaataaaaaaaggagccGAGCGGAAACGTGAATGCTGTGTGTGTCTGGCAAGGTGTCGGTGTCCAAGAGAAGAGAATCGGGTTCATTTATTTTCTACGCACCCTTTCTTTCAATTTCAACCGTGACTCGTGCGTCATTGTGTCACCAaaacttttttaacttttaagcttCCTACTACAGAGACGACGGTGACTTCCCGTCCAGCGGTTGTTCTTTTGTCTATTTTTCATCTTCACTTCTTACTTACAGTTTGACGTCCATATTTCCTTTTCGCTTCTGCTTTGCCTCTCCCCTTAAACCAGGACATCTCCCCTCATCTTAGAACTTTCTTCTAttagaaaaatctcaaaatttaaaGCAACTCATTAAcaagttattataataatatccaCCTTCCATCATGTGCTTCGTTTTATATCTAGATTTCTACAATAATGATTACGTTTTATATCTTTTGTACATAGATCCATTTTCATCATAAACTTCTTTTATGTGTGAAATTATTACGTGTGAGCTTAACATTTCTATTTTGTATCTAGTTTTCAAATGCATGTTTCCTTTGGCAAAATTTGTCCTCGTCCCCAGAATCACTCGTGCacaaaacacttaaaaaaattactatcaaCCGAAAACATGAGATCACGATTGatttgaatgtttattttttttattttttaaaatgatttttattttcaaattttcaagaaGTAAAAAACATGTTtcgaataaaatattttgaggtGTCACTACATTTATTGgcctattttttgaaaaaaaaaacatgttattaCTTCTTTGGAAAAAGTGAAAacgttcatttattttttaaaatttttggcctatttttaaaaatattttcagaaaaatatcttttaaattttaaacaaatatattctcactcttattttctattttctttgaaaatgaaaataggaaatACTCAAACAAAACAAAGGGCCACCTAATTtaactatattttataaaaaaattgtacttaCCTCCCTTTGAGTTGTTCTTAAATGAAATTCAcacccttttttttaatttttactatatTCATCCTTTtatataagacttttttttatataagatccTCTTCTAATTATTtgatacattaattatttgtttcctttaataccttcaattaattaatcatactCTCTCTTGTTAGGatcgaagaaaaaaagaagtcatATCAATTGATGAGGTGGGAaacaataaaatagaaaaaaaataaaaaaataattttagaaaaataatataaattattaaaaaaaattaatataattatctgtattaattatttttcttttagccGAAAGAATCTAGAGTAATAAACCTTCACTACTCCATTAAAGAAGGGGTGTGTGTATAACCTAAAAAAAGGGTGTATATCACATTATTTAGTATAtaagattttctaatttttacatttcctagataacataaaaaagggatgTGTCACTTTGTTAAATATACGAGTGTAGAAGATTATCGGGTAGGGAGTAGCTGGTTATGgtttattttgtatttggttGCTTATGTTCCTGTACGCAGCTTTTGCTggtgttctttcttttttggtcCTGTCATTGGCACATCTTGATTGGgcgtaattaaaaaatttgcagTTCAAAAAAACAAAGTGTGTAGATGTCAgtttaaaaattagagaaagGGCAATTATCATTTAAGAAACCTCGGGAAATACGAGTTGAATTTCCCCTATTTTTCTACCAAATATCAACGCCtgatattttaagattttatacATTGTTAACCCTTGACCTATAGCATCAATTATTAGAAACTGCAACAACCTTTCCATCAAAAAAGAAACTGTAACAACTATTTGTTTAGGATTTTCTTCACTGCAACCGCAAGTAACCGTGCATGTGAAAAAGTTGGAATGTTTGCAATCTAATTGCCACCGTCTCATATCGATTTATTTGATAAGCGAAAAGTAAAAGAATCAGAACAAATCACGGGCACAAGTTCTGTTGAATTTCATAGCATTTTTCTCCCACGGATAGATTGATGTCCAGAGTACATGCCAGTTTATAAATCCGTTCACCCAGACACTTTAGATACGTACAACTCTTCACTGTTCCATgcacataatatatatacatagaaACGTTAACTTTTTAGCTATAAGCACAACTGTTTTTCATATCTTCATCTTTATTGCAAACCACGACGTAAGTGCCGCACGACTATTTCCGAAGCATCTGCTCCTCAGCATGTCATGTCTGGAGAAAGTTACCTGAGGAGGGGTTAAAACCTCCGGTGAGACCAAATATGTAAATGTAATACGCACCAAAGGGTTAGTAAAATGAACAATTTTACACATACGCTACACGCCCAATATTAAGTTTCTGCTCTGATAATAATCGATCATTTTCTTTAGTTTTAACAGCGTCCACAAAACAGTTATCATGCTAAACTCAAATATCACACTACAGAACTAACACAACAAAAATTTATCatagcttcatcttttgatctTCTGAAAATTTAGGAAGGAAAAAAGGCCTCAAAATCTGTGACTCATGGTaccaattcaattgaattggcaTTGGAAATGGAATTGAAGGCTATAGAGATCTCCCCTTTCATGTGGAAGATGGTGATGGAAGACAAATTCTAGAGTTAAATGTCCTAATTTGACCTTGTTGATACAAGGTTAGGAGATACAATAGGATTTGGACTTCATTTATCATAGTCCTCAAGGAGCAACAATTCCAAATTTAAGACCCTACAAGTTACCCCATTATCAGAATAATAAAATGGAGAAAACGATTAATGACATGTTGATGGCTTGAATCATTAGACCAAGCAGTAGCCCCTAATCAAGCCTTgtgattttggtaaaaaaaggATGGGGCAGATGGAGGTTTTGTGATGACTATCTCAGGTTACAATCCCAAATAAATTTCCCATTCCTATCATTGATGAATTATTAGATGAATTGGGTGCTGCCATGGCTTTCTCAAATctggttatcaccaaattatTCCTAAGACAGCATTTGGTACTCATCATGAAGAACACTATGAGTTCTTAGTGATGCCTTTTAGTTTgacaaatgctctctcaacctTCCAAGCTTTGATGAATGAGTTACTTAAGCCCTtcctttgcaattttttttttccgatgATATCCTAATAGACAAATGTTCTCTCAACCTTCCAAGCTTTGATGACTGAGTTACTTCAGCCCTTCCTAtgcaaatttgttttttttcctatgaTATCCTTATATATAGTATAAATGAGGGGAAGCATGAGAAACACTTGAAGATAGTCCTACAAACCTTTAAGGAAGCAAAGTTGGTGCCAACAGGAAAAAATGCAGTTTTGGTTGCAAGAAGTTTGAATACTTAGTACACATGATCTCAGTAAAAGGAGTATCTGCAGACCCTAAAAAGCTGGAAGTAATGGTTGCTTGGCCAATACCTAAGGAGATGAGAACTAAGAAGGTTGCAAGAATTCTTAGGTCTTACATCTGGGTTGTCTTGCAGGGTAATGAATTGTTCCAAGAAGAGGTAGGTGCTATCTAAAGATTCAAACAAGCTCCCATTGCTCTTGGTTCATTTCCAGATGTTCAAAAATTCGTGGTGGCATATGACACTTGCCAAAGAAATAAGCAGGAATCTCTGTCACCAGCAGGGTTATTGCAGCCCTTACCAATTCCCACTTGGGTTTGGAACAACATCTCATTGGATTTAATTGAATGTTTTCCAAAATCAATGGGAAAAGATACCATGATATTAGTGGTGGTAGACTATTTTCACCAAGTACTTCCATTTCATTCCTTTCAGTCATCCATTCACAGGTAGAGACATAGTGAAACAATTTGTCCAAGAGATAACCAGATTACATGGTTCCCTTACACCATTATTTCTGACCAGGGCAAGGTATTTCTTCAACAATtctaaacttaattatttaatcaagCTAGCACCAAGTTAGTTGAGCTCAGCCCATCACCCTCAAACAAATGAGCAAATGGAGACCATCAATAAGTGTTTAGAAAAATACCTAAGGTGTCTCACTAGTGATAAACAGAAACAGTGGAGGGAATGGTAAGCTTGTGCTAAGTTTTGGTTCAACACTAACCATATTGGTTCCACAAAACTTACACCTTTCAAGACACTATATAGATAGGACCTTCCTCTCATTTTTAGGGGGATGCAGCCAGCCTCAAAGATAGAAGATGTCAAGCAGCTGTTGACTGACAGAGATTCTATTCTATAAGAGCTGAGGACCAATTTTTTAAGGACCCAAGATTCTATGAAGGTCCAGGCTGACAAAAAAAGAAGTACAGTTTGAGGAAGGAAATTGAGTATTCCTTAAGTTACATCCTTACCAGATGAAAACTTTGGCAAGAAAAAGGTGTGAGAAGTTGGGACCAAGGTACTATGGTCCTTTGtcaaattagaaagaaaaaaaaaaaaataggcaaGTAGCTTAGCAAGTACAACTGCCTACAGGGTGCTCCTTTCACCTGTTATTCCATATCTCATTGTTAGAGAGCGGTTACCCCTTCCACAGCAGTTCAACCTCTTCCTTCAGCATCGACACTCAACAGATGACATGGAATTACAAGTCAGCCCCGAATCAGTCCTGATTGCCCATAGTAATGCTTCAAGAGAAGTAGAAGTCCTCATTCATTGGCATGATATACCCATTTCCaaggattttttatatttattcagcCTCATGCAGCAGCAGTTCCCAAGCTTTCACTTTGAGGACAAGGTGAGTCTTTTAGGGGAAGAGTATTGTTAGGCCCCCCAGTTAATAAATCTATAGTAGAGAGTGTAAGAGGGGTCCAACTCTGTTGTGTTAGCTGAATATTGAATAAAGAATATGGAAACAGGGGCAGGTTAGTTACAATAAAGAGAAGAGAATAAATGTAGAGAAACCATGTTGTAATGTAGAGAGGGGATCAATTTTGACAGTTGGGGAGGTGTTGAGGAGAGACAGGGCTCTCAAACTAAAGCAAAACAGCTATTGGTGACATCTATAATAGGAACCAAAGCAGCTATTTAGTTAATAAATGGAAGGCAGATCTGTTAATTCTGTTCTGAATGTTTAGACAAAGATCAAAGCTTACCTTCAAATATGAGATGCTGAGGAAAGATGAATtaacagaaacaaaaaagagCTCAATTTAAATGTGAACTAGCAGAACATGCAGCTGGAGTATTGTCATCATGTGAAGATTTCTCTCCACTAGCTTCAACATTGTTCTGGTTGCTCACCCCTCCCATGGAACTATCCTctatatgattttgatttgacaAAGAAGTACCCACAGCTCTATTATTTTCACTAGTTTCAAGGGATTCCATCAATCGGGATACACTAGCAATTCCAGCTTTCATCTCTCTCCTCCTTGTTTCTGAACCAAGTTCTGACATGGAAGAACTATGCGAGAACAGCCTCTCCTTCCATCCCCTAGTGCCCTTTGAGATTGACTCTTTGTATCTAGTCACAAGATAGGTTAATATCAGATAAGCTAACTAGACAATACAGTTCACATTCATTATAATTTAGAAAACCATACCTCATGGACACCGCATTAAGTCTGGACCGCAGAGAATCAGAAAATGACTGCAATTCAGATGATTCTGCTCTATCTTGGACCACTGGAGAAGAACGAGCAGTAGAGCCTCTGCAAGCAAATAAATGCACAGGGTATAATTCCAATAATCCCCAACCAATAACTGAtccaagaaaataaattgagtaAATTACTCTGCCCTCCTTATGTTCATTGTGCACCTCTGTTATTAAAAATCTACACAAAACTCTATCATATTTACAGAAATACATTACAATTTGTTAGAGACTTGGAGCTCTGACAAAATCATAACTGAGATAAGAAATTAACAGTTTAAAAATCAGATAATTAATCTATTAGGCATGACAACACTTTGGATTTAGTTGTAgcattttatataaatacaaaatgaaCTTTTAGTAGCTTTTCAAGATGGAAAGAAGGTGTGCCGAGTAACCACTTTCTTAAGATCTAACATCAAGAGGTATGACCAATGTAGTCCTTAAAAGGTGTAGACAGTACTTGCATTATAAGCTGGTTTTGTGGAGTAGATTTAAACCTTAATCCCAAATTCTTAGAtgacatcaaagtttattctaCATTCATTATTTGGCCACCAGCAAGTTAGGGCCTAAGTCTAAATCCTAAGATGCTATTTAGAATTTATCTTAGATCTATTATTGAGCCACTTGTGTTTGTCTACACTCTAGATGTCTATTGCTAGGTGAAGGAATTGTTGTTATTTGGCCACCCACATTTGCCCACACTCCAGTCTCCAGATGTCCAGTCTTGGACATGAGTCACGTGAGGAGGTGTGTTGAGATCCCGCATCAACTAGGATATGGTCAATGTAATCCTTATAAGGCAAGGGCAATCCTTGCCTTACAAGCCAGTTTTGTGGGCTGAGTAAGCCCAATTTCTAGACATAATATCAAGGAGAGGAGAATGATTTatgcaaataaataataatgccaTAATGACCTATCATTAGAGTAAATTCCTTGGCGATTTGTAGCCATGACAGGAGATCCAGAAGCTGAAGAAGAGCTTTGAGTTTGAAGGTGCAGGATCTGCTGCGATGCTTCATTTCCATCAGATGTTATTGGGGCAGATGGACTTCTATTAGGAATTGCTGTTGGGTCATTTTCCCCTCTGGAAACTGGATCAAGACCTGATGAAGGCGCAATAGGCTGATTAGAGAACACTAAGAAGTGTGGATGAACATGAGGTGATGAACGAGTTTGCTGCCCTTCCCTCCGACCAAGCTGGTTCACTCTCCTCATCGTTGCAGCAGCAGCTAAATGTTGAATAATTCTCTCTTCAAAGTCAGCATCATTTGCATTCATGCGCAACTgcagaatgatttttttttttaaaaaaagtactaACATAAACAAATGAAAGAATTTTTGTGTGCTTAAGACATAAGACAATCAAATAGACACTCGGAGATTGGTAACTGACATGCTGCAATTCAAAATCACCAAAGGCTGGGTGATGAAAAATAGCAGCATTTCTTGAAGGGGTAGCCCTCCAGCTTCTCTCCTGCTCTACTGCCTCAAACAATTCTTGACTGCCACAAAATGCATAAAAGTTTAATTACACAATCAACAACAGAATGATAGCATAGATCTTGTGAGCAAAATAATAACCAACCTAGTAGGATCCTTCAAGCTAATAGGTTGCCAGCAAATAGGACACTGGGAGCTTCTCTGACACCTAGAAACAAGAGCCATTAACAATTGCTAGAGTATATTCttccaatttttttgtttatgagaAGAGAAACTTTAAGGCCATTAAGGTATTGGCTATTAAGAAATACAGATataacaagaatatcttcaaCAGCGAAAAGACCCTCCCTCCTCCCACTCAAATCCATACTACAAAACTATAGGCCAGTTGACTGATTTTCTAGCCAAAACAGTCAGCAAAGTCTAATCTCAGATCACAAGTCATAACCAGTCTGAATGGCCTTAACATTGATGAAAGTCAGGAGAACCAAAAGATAGGTCAGCATTCCAATTCATGCAACCAAAGAAGTCAATGAAATTATGATTTCCACGAACACTCCATCATTATAAGGCACTAGAGATTATGTTTTTATGCAGGAGCTGAAATTCACGTGTATCTTTCATCCATACTGGTAGGATTTTACTTCCATGTTCTTTCACTTCTAATGAGCACCGAAACCCAGATATTGTTGGTGAAGGTAAATTTGAAGGTTCTATGATATGTTTTATACTGAGCTTGGTGTGAATATGATGGGAAAAGGAGGGGAAATGGATTTTATGCATTAAAGAAAAttcaattagaaattaaaattgaaggaaattacaACATGGGACATTGACGGAAGTCAAGCTTGCGTTAGAGGGATTTTTGGGAAAATATACAGGAATAGAAGTCTGaaatttgagagagagaaaaattaatgGATATTAAGATGTACCATTCGAGAATGCACTGCAGGTGAAACTCATGCTTGCAGGTAGTGACCTGAAAAaagcaagagaaagaaaaaaagtaagcaattttttttttcaaataagctggatttgcttttcaatatatTTGAGAAACGACAATTGCGAGACACAAAAGTGGATATTACCGTCGAAGGATCACTTGCACAAAACTCCTCAAGGCATATGCTGCAAGCATCATCACAGGATTCTTGAATCCCCCCTTCAACAAAGGCAGCAGCTGATGTCATACGAATTTCTGTCTTGCCTTCCATCTCTACAACATTCTACATATCAGCCCACAACCTCAGAGTCAGATGCAATACTTTGCTTGTGCAAGTGGTGCTCTTGAATGCACAATATTGTGAACAAACACAAAAGGAAATCCATTTAGATTCATTATCCAAAATTCATTTCAATAAGTAAATGTAAAATCCAGATTCTACCCGAAGTCACCTACTGAAGCAGAAAGCTGACAAGGAAATAATGCATCGCATTACTACTCTACTTTGCCAAACTCCCATCTAGTTTGAGCTAAGTTCATAATCTCACCGTTTCAATCATCTATCCCAACCACAATCCAACACAGatgataaagtaaaaaaaaaagggtccaGCTAATAGAAAGTTCACCAGAGAATAAAGAACAACTGttgttaaaaatgaaataaaacaaaCTCAATATCAACCCAAAATGTAATAATAAATGCAGTTTCTGGGAGTCTGAATTtatttgatgattaaaaaaatcccGTTTCGGAAGTATGGGTGGAACATTGGATCAATTCGTTAACAATTATGAATTATCCATAAAATATAAGATGGAATATCTAAGGCGGTAGAAAACCGTCGCTATTCATTCTTACGTATAcatgacaaaaataaaactgTAAAATACCAAAGGAAGAGGATGATCATATGTAAGGAGTAAGGACGGAATCAAAAGCAACCccggataaaataaaaagtgtttgcAATAGGAATTTAGGGAAGGAATGGATACCTGGGAATGCATTCAGGACAAGAAAATAACGGGTGAAGACGGAGGCATGGAGAAAAGGAGGGGATGAATGCGAATGCTAGAGATCCATATCCATTGCAGAGAAATGAATGACACTTGTGCTGCTTTACCTTTACCTAATGACAAACCCTCCCTGTCCCCACTCCCAACCGCATCAGAGACACCAGAGGGGAGGGCATTTTTCTCATGCTTTATATTCCGTTGGACGCACTTATTTTTGTGTTCCCCAAATATCACCTCCTTCTCTTTCCATCttattcaatactttctttccctgtatcaagaaaaaaaaattaattatacttaaatgtaagaaatttttaattaattttatcatatttaatattattattttaaaataatcttcgtttaattgaaattttaattccaataattcctttttatttctaattctaAGTTTCAATGatactttgaagaaaaaattatttttaattaaaattaatacaattaaatgtaattaatt is a window encoding:
- the LOC100818575 gene encoding fasciclin-like arabinogalactan protein 15, encoding MSTMDSSSIYGVSHRHFLTLFLLFLLPLHSHSAFSHNSSSSSQINSNSILVALLDSHYTELAELVEKALLLQKLEEAVGNHNITIFAPRNQALERDLDPEFKRFLLEPRNLRSLQTLLMSHILPTRIASHHWPSDDLRHRTLSDHRLHLASKPSGHRTVDSAEILRADDVLRPDGVIHGIERLIVPRSVQEDFNRRRNLAAISAVLPEGAPEVDPRTHRLKKPAPVPAGAPPVLPIYDAMAPGPSLAPAPAPGPGGPKHHFNGERQVKDFIHTLLHYGGYNEMADILVNLTSLATEMGRLVSEGYVLTVLAPNDEAMAKLTTDQLSEPGAPEQIMYYHIIPEYQTEESMYNTVRRFGKVSYDTLRLPHKVLAQESDGSVKFGHGDSSAYLFDPDIYTDGRISVQGIDGVLIPPEEEEERTRRTTPLVKVAAPKPRRGKLMEIACSMFGSFGQVCQ
- the LOC100819110 gene encoding E3 ubiquitin-protein ligase RHF2A isoform X1; translation: MHSQNVVEMEGKTEIRMTSAAAFVEGGIQESCDDACSICLEEFCASDPSTVTTCKHEFHLQCILEWCQRSSQCPICWQPISLKDPTSQELFEAVEQERSWRATPSRNAAIFHHPAFGDFELQHLRMNANDADFEERIIQHLAAAATMRRVNQLGRREGQQTRSSPHVHPHFLVFSNQPIAPSSGLDPVSRGENDPTAIPNRSPSAPITSDGNEASQQILHLQTQSSSSASGSPVMATNRQGIYSNDRGSTARSSPVVQDRAESSELQSFSDSLRSRLNAVSMRYKESISKGTRGWKERLFSHSSSMSELGSETRRREMKAGIASVSRLMESLETSENNRAVGTSLSNQNHIEDSSMGGVSNQNNVEASGEKSSHDDNTPAACSASSHLN
- the LOC100819110 gene encoding E3 ubiquitin-protein ligase RHF2A isoform X2 — its product is MEGKTEIRMTSAAAFVEGGIQESCDDACSICLEEFCASDPSTVTTCKHEFHLQCILEWCQRSSQCPICWQPISLKDPTSQELFEAVEQERSWRATPSRNAAIFHHPAFGDFELQHLRMNANDADFEERIIQHLAAAATMRRVNQLGRREGQQTRSSPHVHPHFLVFSNQPIAPSSGLDPVSRGENDPTAIPNRSPSAPITSDGNEASQQILHLQTQSSSSASGSPVMATNRQGIYSNDRGSTARSSPVVQDRAESSELQSFSDSLRSRLNAVSMRYKESISKGTRGWKERLFSHSSSMSELGSETRRREMKAGIASVSRLMESLETSENNRAVGTSLSNQNHIEDSSMGGVSNQNNVEASGEKSSHDDNTPAACSASSHLN